In Methanothermococcus thermolithotrophicus DSM 2095, one DNA window encodes the following:
- a CDS encoding MTH895/ArsE family thioredoxin-like protein, which produces MLVRVFGLGCQKCTQTYENVKKAIEELNIDAELVKISDINEMSEWIFVAPGVAFDDEVVFEGNVPTVEEVKEELKRYLEELE; this is translated from the coding sequence ATGTTAGTTAGAGTATTTGGTTTAGGATGTCAAAAATGTACACAAACCTATGAAAATGTTAAAAAAGCAATAGAAGAGTTAAATATAGATGCTGAATTGGTAAAAATAAGTGACATCAACGAAATGTCAGAATGGATATTTGTTGCACCAGGTGTTGCATTTGATGACGAAGTAGTTTTTGAAGGTAACGTTCCAACAGTTGAAGAAGTCAAGGAAGAGCTTAAAAGATATTTGGAAGAGTTGGAGTAA
- the amrB gene encoding AmmeMemoRadiSam system protein B — translation MVRYPIAAGMFYPADPNELIEMIEHCYLQPLGPGLLPSKKGIFEKPVGLVCPHAGYPYSGPVAAYSYEALSKRVDNNITVVILGPNHTGLGSGVSTMNDIWRTPLGDVEPDIEFIDRLWKECDVMDLDETAHIREHSIEVQLPFLQHLELLNIAKFKIVPISMMMQDYETAADVGYFIAKIARELNKKVVIIASSDFSHYEPQEVASKKDAIVMKDILNMNEEELFTDVASNNISMCGCGPVIAMIKAMKLLGAKNSRLLSYSTSGDVTGDYSSVVGYGSIVIE, via the coding sequence ATGGTAAGATATCCTATAGCTGCTGGCATGTTTTATCCGGCAGATCCTAATGAACTAATTGAAATGATAGAACATTGCTACCTACAACCACTTGGACCAGGATTATTGCCTTCAAAAAAGGGAATTTTTGAAAAACCTGTTGGATTGGTCTGTCCGCATGCAGGCTACCCGTATTCTGGACCTGTAGCAGCATATTCCTATGAAGCTCTTTCAAAGAGAGTGGATAACAACATAACAGTAGTAATTCTCGGCCCAAACCATACTGGACTAGGCTCTGGAGTTTCAACAATGAATGATATCTGGAGAACTCCTTTAGGGGATGTTGAACCAGATATTGAATTTATAGATAGACTTTGGAAAGAATGCGATGTTATGGATTTAGATGAAACAGCACATATTAGGGAACACTCCATAGAGGTCCAGCTTCCATTTTTACAGCATCTTGAATTATTGAATATTGCAAAGTTTAAAATTGTTCCAATAAGCATGATGATGCAGGACTATGAAACCGCAGCAGATGTTGGGTACTTTATAGCAAAAATAGCCAGAGAATTAAACAAAAAGGTTGTAATTATTGCCTCAAGTGATTTTTCACATTACGAACCACAGGAAGTGGCTTCAAAAAAAGATGCTATTGTAATGAAAGACATCCTAAATATGAACGAAGAAGAGCTCTTCACAGATGTTGCAAGCAACAACATAAGCATGTGCGGGTGCGGACCAGTAATAGCAATGATTAAAGCTATGAAACTACTGGGTGCTAAAAATTCAAGATTGCTATCCTATTCAACTTCCGGAGATGTTACAGGAGATTATTCCTCAGTTGTAGGCTATGGATCAATAGTAATTGAATAG
- a CDS encoding RtcB family protein, whose amino-acid sequence MKEKLTKVKDNLWELPKDYKNEMKVPGRVYLNDELFENLEEGVFEQIANVACLPGIQKYSLAMPDCHYGYGFCIGGVAAFDERDGIISPGGVGFDINCGVRLVRTNLTKDDVKPKLKELVNEMFKNVPSGLGSKGKIRITKNEIDDVLEEGVKWAIDEGYGWDEDLEHIEERGCMKDADASLVSDSAKKRGLPQLGSLGSGNHFLEIQYVDKVFDEETAKVFGVEEGQVLVMIHTGSRGLGHQICADYIRYMESATKKYGIKIPDRQLACAPIQSEEGINYFKAMSCGANYAWANRQLVTHWVRESFEKVFKTSAEDLEMDLIYDVAHNIAKKEKHLINGKLKNVVVHRKGATRAFGPGNDDVPSRYRDIGQPVIIPGDMGTASYLMHGTAVAMEETFGSTAHGAGRALSRSKALKMYNGNEIKEQLEKRGIIVMADSKGVIAEECSEAYKSIELVADICHNSGISLKVSRMKPMGVVKG is encoded by the coding sequence ATGAAGGAAAAACTAACAAAAGTAAAGGACAACCTGTGGGAACTACCTAAGGACTATAAAAACGAGATGAAAGTTCCTGGAAGGGTTTATTTAAATGATGAATTATTTGAAAACTTAGAGGAAGGAGTTTTTGAGCAAATAGCCAATGTGGCATGTCTTCCTGGAATACAAAAGTACTCTCTTGCAATGCCAGACTGTCACTATGGGTATGGATTCTGTATTGGTGGAGTGGCAGCATTTGATGAAAGAGACGGAATAATAAGCCCTGGAGGGGTTGGATTTGACATCAACTGTGGGGTAAGGTTAGTTAGAACCAACTTAACAAAGGATGACGTTAAACCAAAATTAAAAGAGCTCGTAAATGAAATGTTCAAAAACGTTCCTTCTGGATTGGGTAGTAAGGGAAAGATAAGAATAACTAAAAATGAAATAGACGATGTTTTAGAAGAAGGGGTAAAGTGGGCAATAGATGAAGGTTATGGATGGGATGAGGATTTAGAACACATTGAAGAGAGAGGATGCATGAAAGATGCAGATGCATCACTTGTTTCAGATAGTGCCAAAAAGAGAGGACTTCCACAACTGGGCTCTTTGGGAAGTGGAAACCACTTTTTAGAAATACAGTATGTTGACAAAGTTTTCGATGAAGAAACCGCAAAAGTCTTTGGAGTTGAAGAAGGACAAGTTTTAGTTATGATTCACACAGGTTCAAGGGGATTGGGTCATCAGATATGTGCCGACTACATTAGGTACATGGAAAGTGCTACCAAAAAGTATGGTATAAAGATACCAGACAGACAGTTGGCATGTGCACCTATACAGTCAGAGGAAGGTATAAACTACTTTAAAGCTATGAGCTGCGGAGCAAACTATGCATGGGCAAATAGGCAGCTTGTTACTCACTGGGTAAGGGAAAGTTTTGAAAAAGTATTTAAAACTTCTGCAGAAGATTTAGAAATGGATTTAATATACGATGTAGCTCACAATATAGCTAAAAAAGAAAAACATTTAATTAATGGAAAACTAAAGAATGTTGTAGTTCATAGGAAAGGAGCTACAAGAGCATTTGGTCCAGGAAATGATGACGTGCCATCCAGATATAGAGATATTGGACAGCCTGTAATCATACCTGGAGATATGGGTACTGCTTCGTACCTTATGCATGGTACAGCTGTTGCCATGGAAGAGACTTTTGGATCAACTGCCCATGGTGCAGGAAGAGCTCTTAGTAGATCAAAGGCATTGAAGATGTACAATGGAAATGAAATTAAGGAACAGCTTGAAAAAAGAGGCATAATCGTTATGGCTGACTCTAAAGGAGTAATTGCAGAGGAGTGCTCAGAGGCATATAAGAGCATTGAACTAGTTGCAGATATATGTCATAACTCAGGAATATCCTTGAAAGTCAGTAGAATGAAGCCTATGGGAGTAGTTAAAGGATAA
- the asd gene encoding aspartate-semialdehyde dehydrogenase produces the protein MKMKVGVLGATGNVGQRFIQMLENHPIFDLEVLAASQRSAGKKYSDACYWYQTEPIPEEIGNMVVVPTDPNHEVFEDVDIVFSALPASLAKTLEPEFAKAGKLVFSNASAMRMEEDVPLVVPEVNNEHFNIIETQRENRNWDGAIITNPNCSTIGAVITLKPIMDEFGIDLVNITTMQAVSGAGYDGVSSMAILDNLIPYISSEEEKMESESLKILGGIENNQLLNAEFKIGVSCNRVPVIDGHTESIFVKTKEEVEPEDIKKVMDEFDPLKKYDLPSYAKPIVVREEPDRPQPRLDRNTGNGMSIVVGRVRKDPIFTVKYTALEHNTIRGAAGASILNAELFVKKYL, from the coding sequence ATGAAAATGAAAGTAGGTGTCTTGGGAGCCACTGGAAACGTAGGTCAGAGATTCATACAAATGCTTGAAAACCATCCAATTTTTGATTTAGAGGTTTTAGCAGCATCACAGAGAAGTGCAGGAAAAAAATATTCTGATGCGTGCTACTGGTATCAAACAGAACCTATTCCAGAAGAAATTGGAAATATGGTGGTAGTTCCGACAGATCCAAACCATGAAGTATTTGAAGATGTTGACATAGTATTCTCTGCACTTCCAGCAAGTCTTGCAAAAACTTTGGAACCTGAGTTTGCAAAAGCTGGAAAACTTGTTTTTTCAAATGCCTCAGCAATGAGAATGGAAGAAGATGTTCCGTTAGTAGTTCCTGAAGTTAACAATGAACACTTCAATATAATAGAAACCCAAAGAGAAAACAGAAACTGGGATGGGGCAATAATTACAAATCCAAATTGTTCAACCATTGGTGCAGTAATTACATTAAAACCAATTATGGATGAATTTGGAATAGATTTAGTTAACATAACAACAATGCAGGCTGTCAGTGGGGCAGGTTATGATGGAGTATCTTCAATGGCAATTTTAGACAACCTGATTCCATACATAAGTAGCGAAGAAGAAAAGATGGAATCTGAAAGTTTGAAGATATTGGGTGGAATTGAAAACAATCAGTTGTTAAATGCTGAATTTAAGATTGGAGTTTCCTGTAATAGGGTTCCAGTTATAGATGGCCACACTGAAAGTATATTTGTTAAGACAAAAGAAGAAGTAGAACCTGAAGATATTAAAAAGGTCATGGATGAATTTGATCCATTAAAAAAGTACGATTTACCAAGCTATGCAAAACCTATTGTAGTTAGGGAAGAGCCAGACAGACCACAGCCAAGATTGGACAGAAACACAGGAAATGGAATGTCAATCGTAGTAGGAAGAGTAAGAAAAGATCCAATATTTACTGTTAAATATACTGCACTTGAGCATAACACAATCAGAGGAGCTGCTGGAGCAAGTATTTTAAATGCAGAATTATTTGTTAAGAAGTATTTATAA
- a CDS encoding DEAD/DEAH box helicase, protein MYIDHPIIKPNTIESRIYQQLVVANALKKNTLCVLGTGLGKTAIAALTIAGILSKKDGKILIIAPSRPLVEQHYRSMTQFLNIGEDNIMVLTGKTPPSKREALWKKGKVFITTPQIVENDIIASRINIDDFVLLIADEAHHTTGNHSYTFVASKFKEKTHVLGLTASPGSNIDRILEVCENLGIEHVEIKTEDDNDVKPYVAKVKLRAKRVDLPEEFEENIKLLRSALKDRLRVLKDNNIIFSINVTKTELLGLQKKIMALDDNKKYELVKIASEALKIEHAIEVLETQGKSTFLNYYERLKTQNTKSAKSILNDARILKVVNSLQKLDIEHPKLDKLAEIVEEILKTENEKVIVFAQYRDTVCKIVKNLKDRGIDAIMFVGQSNKDGKGMTQKEQVKAIEEFKNNVDVLVSTSVSEEGIDISSVNYVIFYEPVPSEIRFIQRRGRAARGEGGEVIILITRNSRDEGYYRSAISKEKNMKKILKDMQRILNEKLKEREQERRLEKQTLWQDTHQEVISEVNEITKSEDLEKRAEQLGYKNEDKKKKEEYKEHAKKTVQSELRRSEEQRNAKHFVQLTTGTGRVKGEYLDLRNYGTGIEKADSDSLLKKNEKDNHKIKIIVDTRERHIGRYLVDKANIEFKTLEIGDYVLSDRVAVERKIAEDFAESIIDKRLFKQLSELKKYEKPILIIEGNEFNRLHQNVIQGTILSIILDFGIPVLFSKDIKETANILIKIAEREQLKEKRAVSVRYGKRPMSLRERQKFIVESLPEVGPALAESLLLEFKSIEKIFNANKYELMKVEGIGEKTAKKIREVITKEYNV, encoded by the coding sequence ATGTATATTGATCATCCCATCATAAAACCAAATACAATTGAATCAAGAATTTATCAGCAGCTCGTTGTTGCAAATGCATTAAAAAAGAATACATTATGTGTTTTAGGAACCGGTCTTGGAAAAACTGCCATCGCAGCTCTGACAATTGCAGGCATACTATCAAAAAAAGACGGAAAAATTTTAATTATAGCTCCGTCAAGACCTTTGGTTGAACAACATTATAGGAGCATGACCCAGTTTTTAAACATTGGTGAAGACAATATAATGGTTTTAACTGGAAAAACGCCCCCAAGTAAGAGAGAAGCCTTGTGGAAAAAAGGTAAGGTATTTATCACCACTCCCCAGATAGTCGAGAACGATATAATTGCTAGCAGGATTAATATTGATGATTTTGTTCTTTTAATAGCAGATGAAGCCCACCATACAACTGGAAACCATTCTTATACTTTTGTAGCAAGTAAATTTAAAGAAAAAACCCATGTTTTAGGGCTTACGGCTTCCCCAGGTTCAAATATCGATAGAATTTTAGAGGTATGTGAGAATCTTGGTATAGAACATGTTGAAATCAAAACCGAAGACGATAACGATGTAAAACCCTACGTTGCCAAGGTTAAATTAAGGGCAAAGAGGGTCGATTTACCTGAAGAATTTGAAGAAAATATTAAGTTATTGAGATCCGCCTTAAAGGATAGGTTGAGGGTATTGAAGGATAATAATATAATATTTTCGATAAATGTTACTAAAACCGAACTTTTAGGACTTCAGAAAAAAATAATGGCTTTAGATGACAATAAAAAGTATGAACTGGTGAAAATAGCTTCCGAAGCCCTAAAAATAGAACATGCCATAGAAGTACTTGAAACTCAGGGAAAAAGTACATTTTTAAACTACTATGAAAGGCTAAAAACTCAAAATACAAAATCTGCAAAATCTATCCTAAACGATGCCAGAATTTTGAAAGTGGTTAATAGTCTACAGAAACTTGATATTGAGCATCCAAAACTTGATAAATTAGCTGAAATCGTGGAGGAAATCCTAAAAACAGAAAACGAAAAAGTAATAGTCTTTGCTCAATATCGGGATACAGTATGTAAAATTGTAAAAAATCTTAAGGATCGTGGGATAGATGCTATAATGTTTGTTGGTCAGTCGAATAAGGACGGAAAGGGAATGACACAAAAAGAGCAGGTAAAGGCTATTGAAGAGTTTAAAAACAATGTTGATGTACTTGTTTCAACGAGTGTCTCTGAAGAAGGTATCGATATATCCAGTGTAAATTATGTAATATTCTATGAGCCGGTTCCATCGGAGATAAGATTTATCCAAAGGAGGGGAAGAGCTGCGAGAGGTGAAGGTGGGGAGGTCATAATTTTAATAACAAGAAACAGTAGGGACGAAGGTTACTATCGTTCTGCGATATCAAAAGAAAAGAATATGAAGAAAATTCTTAAGGATATGCAAAGAATACTAAATGAGAAGCTTAAAGAAAGAGAACAGGAAAGAAGATTAGAAAAACAGACGCTATGGCAAGACACACATCAGGAGGTTATTTCAGAAGTAAATGAAATAACTAAATCTGAAGATCTGGAAAAGCGAGCTGAACAGTTAGGGTATAAAAATGAAGATAAAAAGAAGAAAGAGGAATATAAAGAACATGCTAAAAAAACTGTTCAATCGGAGCTCCGAAGGAGCGAAGAGCAACGAAATGCGAAGCATTTCGTTCAACTTACAACCGGTACTGGGAGAGTTAAAGGAGAATATTTGGATTTAAGAAATTATGGCACAGGTATTGAAAAAGCGGATTCAGACAGTTTGTTAAAGAAAAATGAAAAAGATAACCACAAAATAAAAATAATTGTAGATACGAGGGAAAGGCATATTGGAAGGTATTTGGTGGATAAAGCAAACATTGAATTTAAAACCTTGGAAATTGGGGATTATGTACTAAGTGATAGAGTTGCAGTGGAGAGAAAAATTGCAGAAGATTTTGCTGAATCCATAATCGACAAAAGGCTTTTTAAACAGCTTTCGGAGCTCAAAAAATATGAAAAACCAATTCTAATCATTGAAGGAAATGAGTTTAATAGATTACACCAAAACGTTATTCAAGGTACCATACTATCCATTATTTTAGACTTTGGTATTCCAGTTCTATTTTCAAAGGACATCAAAGAAACTGCAAATATTTTGATAAAGATAGCAGAAAGGGAACAGTTAAAGGAAAAAAGGGCGGTCTCAGTAAGGTATGGAAAAAGACCTATGTCTTTGAGGGAAAGACAAAAGTTCATTGTTGAAAGTCTTCCTGAAGTAGGTCCAGCACTTGCCGAAAGTTTGTTATTGGAGTTTAAATCCATAGAAAAGATATTTAACGCCAATAAATATGAGTTAATGAAGGTTGAAGGAATTGGTGAAAAAACCGCTAAAAAGATAAGGGAAGTTATAACAAAGGAGTATAATGTGTAA
- a CDS encoding NusA-like transcription termination signal-binding factor, translating into MKVKLNTDDIMKISFFEKMTGAHVMDSISDDEKIVFVVKEGNIGAAIGKGGENVRNAMEKFGKKIDLIEYSDDLKQFVRNIFAPAKLEDVWIKKFGDDLVVYIRIHPKLRKSIIGDKGKNIDRAVSIASRLAGVKNIKVVAGLRKDSRDERRPARTPSKEEAPEQPKTETKEQTPEENVKNEQ; encoded by the coding sequence ATGAAAGTCAAACTAAACACAGACGACATAATGAAGATAAGCTTTTTTGAAAAAATGACTGGGGCACACGTCATGGATAGTATTTCCGATGACGAAAAAATTGTTTTCGTCGTTAAAGAGGGAAACATTGGTGCAGCCATTGGGAAAGGCGGAGAAAACGTAAGAAACGCCATGGAAAAATTTGGCAAAAAAATAGACCTGATAGAATACTCCGATGATTTAAAACAATTTGTTAGAAACATTTTTGCCCCAGCAAAATTAGAAGATGTTTGGATAAAAAAATTTGGGGACGATTTAGTAGTATATATAAGGATACATCCTAAATTAAGAAAATCAATAATTGGAGATAAGGGTAAAAACATCGACAGAGCTGTAAGTATTGCAAGCAGACTGGCTGGTGTAAAAAACATTAAAGTTGTTGCTGGATTGAGAAAAGACAGTAGGGATGAAAGAAGACCTGCTAGAACACCATCTAAAGAAGAAGCACCTGAACAACCTAAAACCGAAACTAAAGAACAAACCCCTGAAGAAAATGTAAAAAATGAACAATAA
- the aroD gene encoding type I 3-dehydroquinate dehydratase — MICIPVIDKNITDALKNAENALKVADIVEFRVDMLEKVEEEDIVKMSNYPCIVTIRADWEGGFWNKEDDKRIELYKKAIESNAKYIDIELNEKRNKELVEYRDEIGSKTKIIVSYHDFEKTPDYDELVEIAEKELEIGDIAKFAVMANSKNDVLKVLNVIDQYKNRIIGIAMGEEGKLTRILGTQFGSILTFAAMEGRASAPGQVDVVKLKKIWELLE; from the coding sequence ATGATCTGTATTCCGGTAATTGACAAAAACATAACCGATGCTTTGAAAAATGCAGAAAATGCTTTAAAGGTTGCAGATATTGTGGAATTTAGAGTAGATATGCTTGAAAAAGTAGAAGAGGAAGATATTGTTAAAATGTCAAATTATCCTTGTATAGTTACAATTAGGGCAGACTGGGAAGGTGGATTCTGGAATAAAGAGGATGATAAAAGAATTGAGCTCTACAAAAAAGCCATAGAGTCCAATGCAAAATATATTGATATTGAGCTAAACGAAAAAAGAAACAAAGAATTGGTAGAATACAGGGATGAAATAGGTTCAAAAACTAAGATTATAGTTTCATATCATGATTTCGAAAAAACACCAGATTATGATGAACTGGTTGAAATTGCTGAAAAGGAACTTGAAATTGGTGATATTGCCAAATTTGCAGTAATGGCCAACTCAAAAAACGATGTTTTAAAGGTTTTAAATGTAATCGACCAGTACAAAAATAGGATTATCGGAATAGCTATGGGCGAAGAAGGTAAATTAACGAGAATTTTAGGAACTCAGTTTGGTTCTATTCTGACCTTTGCAGCTATGGAAGGAAGAGCTTCTGCTCCTGGACAGGTTGATGTTGTTAAGTTGAAGAAGATATGGGAGCTCTTGGAGTAA
- a CDS encoding DUF371 domain-containing protein, whose product MDNNISNKYDVNNDNGDRDNYCITIYAKGHPNVQSTHKTTLEITKEDYLTPTGDCIIGICADKSMIDFSEEFKNELRKSDKIIVEIIVGDLKETIIGKGHKDLILNHPTDIVIRKSNFICPRTLMIEADKSAKDLNREIVERLKNGDELIFRIQL is encoded by the coding sequence ATGGACAATAATATATCTAATAAATATGATGTTAATAATGATAACGGTGACAGAGATAACTACTGCATTACAATATACGCAAAAGGACATCCAAATGTACAATCCACACATAAAACTACTTTAGAAATAACTAAAGAAGACTATTTAACCCCTACTGGCGATTGCATAATTGGAATCTGTGCAGATAAATCCATGATAGATTTTTCAGAAGAATTTAAGAATGAGCTCAGAAAAAGTGATAAAATTATTGTGGAAATCATCGTAGGGGATTTAAAAGAAACCATAATAGGAAAAGGACATAAGGATTTAATTTTAAACCATCCAACCGATATAGTTATTAGGAAGAGCAATTTTATTTGTCCAAGAACTTTGATGATTGAAGCGGATAAAAGTGCAAAAGATTTAAACCGCGAAATTGTTGAGAGATTGAAAAATGGGGATGAGTTAATTTTTAGGATACAATTATAA
- a CDS encoding permease, whose translation MDPMYLLNVAWQTLVDYLNLNRTIALIIAFLIAGGIASMINKNFILKYFGPKTPKHISYLVASVSGCLLAVCSCTILPLFAGIYKRGAGIGPATTFLFSGPAINVLAIFYSAALLGWGIGLFRTASAVILSILVGLGMALIFKNEEQKRNFRVREESSVSTKPTYQTVIFFAIQLLMLIVITASPKLIPALSVSLIGGFLVKHLITIILAAVLAIVTVKWFSKDEINLWFKETFSLMKMVVPLLLFGVALAGILKALIPPAIIANYVGGNSLSSNFIASFIGALMYFSTLTEVPIVKSLMELGMGNGPALALLLAGPSLSIPSVLTIAKVMSKAKSLTYLGLVVLFSTIAGVIFGSL comes from the coding sequence ATGGATCCAATGTATTTACTCAATGTAGCCTGGCAAACACTTGTGGACTATTTGAATCTAAACAGGACTATAGCCCTTATAATAGCATTTCTTATAGCCGGGGGAATAGCTTCAATGATAAATAAAAACTTCATATTGAAGTACTTTGGTCCAAAAACCCCAAAACATATATCCTACTTAGTGGCATCTGTAAGTGGATGTTTACTGGCAGTATGTTCTTGTACGATTCTTCCATTGTTTGCAGGAATCTATAAGAGGGGGGCAGGTATCGGGCCTGCAACAACGTTCTTATTCTCAGGACCTGCAATAAATGTTCTGGCAATTTTTTATTCAGCTGCCTTGCTAGGATGGGGTATAGGATTATTTAGAACAGCCTCTGCAGTAATACTTTCCATATTGGTCGGTTTAGGAATGGCACTTATATTTAAAAACGAAGAACAAAAGAGGAACTTTAGAGTAAGGGAGGAAAGTAGCGTTTCAACAAAACCAACCTATCAAACTGTAATATTCTTTGCCATACAGTTACTCATGCTAATTGTCATAACTGCATCACCTAAGTTAATTCCTGCATTGAGTGTATCTTTAATTGGCGGGTTCTTAGTTAAACACCTAATAACTATAATATTGGCGGCAGTATTGGCAATAGTTACTGTAAAATGGTTTTCCAAGGATGAAATAAATTTATGGTTCAAAGAAACATTTTCACTTATGAAGATGGTTGTTCCACTACTGCTATTTGGTGTGGCGTTAGCAGGAATTTTAAAGGCGTTAATACCACCAGCCATAATAGCCAATTATGTTGGGGGCAATAGTTTAAGTTCAAACTTTATAGCTTCGTTCATAGGAGCTCTAATGTACTTCTCCACATTAACTGAGGTTCCAATCGTCAAATCATTAATGGAATTGGGAATGGGTAATGGACCAGCTTTAGCACTACTTTTAGCAGGTCCAAGTTTAAGTATTCCAAGCGTTTTAACTATAGCAAAAGTTATGAGTAAAGCAAAATCACTAACATATTTAGGATTGGTTGTATTATTCTCAACCATCGCAGGAGTTATATTTGGAAGTTTGTAA
- a CDS encoding 30S ribosomal protein S12 gives MSGSKSPRGEFAGRKLLLKRKESRWHHYKYVNRVLNLKVKADPLEGAPMARGIVIEKVGLEAKQPNSAIRKCVKVQLIKNGRVVTAFAPGNHAINFIDEHDEVVIEGIGGPKGQAKGDIPGVRFKVIKVGKNSLKELVRGRQEKVKR, from the coding sequence ATGTCAGGAAGTAAATCCCCAAGAGGAGAATTTGCAGGAAGAAAATTATTATTAAAAAGAAAAGAAAGCAGATGGCATCACTACAAATATGTTAACAGAGTATTAAACTTAAAAGTAAAAGCAGATCCATTAGAAGGAGCTCCTATGGCAAGAGGAATTGTTATCGAAAAAGTTGGTTTAGAAGCAAAACAGCCAAACTCAGCTATTAGAAAATGTGTTAAAGTTCAGTTAATTAAAAACGGTAGAGTTGTTACAGCATTTGCTCCAGGAAACCATGCTATCAACTTCATAGACGAACACGACGAGGTTGTTATTGAAGGTATTGGAGGTCCTAAAGGGCAGGCAAAAGGGGATATTCCAGGAGTTAGATTCAAAGTTATCAAAGTAGGTAAAAACTCATTAAAAGAGCTCGTTAGAGGAAGACAAGAAAAAGTTAAAAGATAA
- a CDS encoding 50S ribosomal protein L30e gives MRRRNNMDINRAIRVAVDTGKVVLGTKQAIKNIKHGEGKLVILAGNCAKNVREDVEYYARLSEIPVYDHPATSLELGAICGKPFPVSALVVIEPGNSAILNLKNE, from the coding sequence ATGAGAAGGAGGAATAATATGGATATAAACAGAGCTATAAGAGTTGCGGTAGATACCGGAAAAGTAGTTTTAGGTACAAAACAGGCCATAAAGAATATAAAACACGGCGAAGGTAAATTGGTAATACTGGCAGGAAACTGTGCAAAAAACGTTAGGGAAGACGTAGAATACTATGCAAGACTTTCCGAAATCCCAGTTTATGACCATCCTGCAACATCATTGGAATTAGGGGCTATTTGTGGAAAACCTTTCCCAGTTTCTGCACTAGTGGTTATTGAACCAGGAAACTCCGCTATTTTGAACTTGAAAAATGAATAA